One Heterodontus francisci isolate sHetFra1 chromosome 37, sHetFra1.hap1, whole genome shotgun sequence genomic window carries:
- the b3galt6 gene encoding beta-1,3-galactosyltransferase 6, with translation MNLVRLVCRHKTALGIATLSLFALMLLYLAKCTSETLKSPGPPHGVERRVDSQGHSRTKGLSAFLVLLITTGPKYTERRSIIRSTWLANRDPEILPYFAIGTSGLVAEEVQNLEQENNRHRDLLLLPDLKDSYENLTNKILHMYAWVDQNVDCKFVLKADDDTFARLDIIKEELKTKEPKKLYWGFFSGRGRVKSAGKWKESTWVLCDYYLPYALGGGYVLSADLVHYIRINVDYLKVWQSEDVSLGAWLAPVDVKRLHDPRFDTEYKSRGCNNKYIVSHKQSIEDMLEKHQTLQREGKLCKEEIKVRLSYIYDWYVPPSQCCQRKDGIP, from the coding sequence ATGAATCTAGTTCGACTTGTCTGTCGCCACAAAACAGCCCTTGGCATCGCGACCCTGTCCTTGTTTGCACTGATGTTGCTTTACTTGGCTAAATGCACCTCAGAGACTTTGAAGTCCCCGGGGCCACCTCATGGGGTCGAAAGGCGGGTTGACAGTCAAGGTCACAGCAGAACCAAAGGCCTCTCTGCCTTTCTTGTGCTGCTGATCACCACTGGCCCCAAGTACACAGAGAGGAGAAGCATCATCAGGAGCACTTGGCTAGCCAACCGGGACCCAGAAATTCTCCCTTACTTTGCCATTGGCACCAGTGGGCTTGTGGCAGAGGAAGTTCAAAATTTGGAGCAGGAGAACAATCGGCATCGTGATCTTCTGCTACTCCCAGACTTGAAGGACTCCTATGAAAACCTTACCAATAAGATCCTTCACATGTATGCTTGGGTAGACCAAAACGTTGACTGTAAGTTTGTGCTGAAAGCAGATGATGACACTTTTGCTCGGTTAGATATCATTAAAGAAGAACTGAAGACAAAAGAGCCAAAGAAACTCTACTGGGGTTTCTTTTCTGGACGAGGAAGAGTGAAGTCCGCGGGAAAATGGAAGGAGAGCACTTGGGTTCTGTGTGACTATTACTTGCCCTATGCCCTAGGGGGTGGGTATGTGCTGTCTGCTGATTTGGTGCACTATATTCGAATTAACGTTGATTATTTGAAGGTCTGGCAGAGTGAGGATGTCTCTTTGGGGGCCTGGCTGGCGCCAGTAGATGTCAAACGCCTGCATGACCCAAGGTTTGATACGGAGTACAAGTCACGTGGGTGCAATAACAAGTACATTGTGTCGCACAAGCAGAGCATTGAGGATATGCTGGAAAAGCATCAAACACTCCAAAGGGAAGGGAAACTGTGCAAAGAAGAAATTAAAGTGAGACTCTCGTATATTTATGATTGGTACGTCCCACCATCCCAGTGCTGCCAGCGAAAAGATGGCATACCCTGA